A section of the Ochotona princeps isolate mOchPri1 chromosome 19, mOchPri1.hap1, whole genome shotgun sequence genome encodes:
- the SPARC gene encoding SPARC isoform X2 yields MKAWIFFLVCLAGRALAAPQQEALPDETEVVSETMVEVAEVAEVPVGANPVQVEVGEFEEVEETEEEVVVENPCQNHHCKHGKVCELDENNTPMCVCQDPTSCPAPVGDFEKVCSNDNKTFDSSCHFFATKCTLEGTKKGHKLHLDYIGPCKYIPPCLDSELSEFPLRMRDWLKNVLVTLYERDEGNNLLTEKQKLRVKKIHENEKRLEAGNHPVELLARDFEKNYNMYIFPVHWQFGQLDQHPIDGYLSHTELAPLRAPLIPMEHCTTRFFETCDLDNDKYIALEEWAGCFGIKEKDIDKELVI; encoded by the exons ATGAAGGCCTGGATCTTCTTTCTCGTTTGCCTGGCCGGAAGGGCCTTAGCAGCCCCT cagcaggaggccctgCCTGATGAGACGGAAGTGGTATCGGAAACCATGGTTGAGGTCGCCGAGGTGGCTGAG gTACCTGTGGGTGCCAACCCTGTACAGGTGGAAGTAGGCGAATTTGAAGAAGTCGAGGAAACCgaagaggaggtggtggtggaaa ACCCCTGCCAGAATCACCACTGCAAACATGGCAAGGTGTGCGAGCTGGACGAGAACAACACCCCCATGTGCGTGTGCCAGGACCCCACCAGCTGCCCTGCCCCCGTTGGCGATTTCGAGAAG GTTTGCAGCAACGACAATAAGACCTTCGACTCCTCCTGCCACTTCTTTGCCACTAAGTGCACCCTGGAGGGCACCAAGAAGGGCCACAAACTCCACCTGGACTACATTGGACCTTGCAAAT ACATCCCCCCATGCCTGGACTCTGAGCTGAGTGAATTCCCCCTGCGCATGCGTGACTGGCTCAAGAACGTCCTGGTCACCCTGTACGAGAGGGATGAGGGCAACAACCTCCTGACCGAGAAGCAGAAGCTGCGA GTGAAGAAGATCCATGAGAATGAGAAGCGCCTGGAGGCTGGAAACCACCCTGTGGAGCTGCTGGCCCGGGACTTTGAGAAGAACTACAACATGTACATCTTCCCTGTGCACTGGCAGTTCGGCCAGCTGGACCAGCACCCCATTGATGG GTACCTGTCCCACACTGAGCTGGCCCCACTGCGTGCGCCCCTCATCCCCATGGAGCACTGCACCACCCGCTTTTTCGAGACCTGTGACCTGGATAATGACAAGTACATCGCCCTGGAGGAGTGGGCCGGCTGCTTCGGCATCAAGGAGA AGGACATCGACAAGGAGCTGGTGATCTAG
- the SPARC gene encoding SPARC isoform X1, with product MKAWIFFLVCLAGRALAAPQQQEALPDETEVVSETMVEVAEVAEVPVGANPVQVEVGEFEEVEETEEEVVVENPCQNHHCKHGKVCELDENNTPMCVCQDPTSCPAPVGDFEKVCSNDNKTFDSSCHFFATKCTLEGTKKGHKLHLDYIGPCKYIPPCLDSELSEFPLRMRDWLKNVLVTLYERDEGNNLLTEKQKLRVKKIHENEKRLEAGNHPVELLARDFEKNYNMYIFPVHWQFGQLDQHPIDGYLSHTELAPLRAPLIPMEHCTTRFFETCDLDNDKYIALEEWAGCFGIKEKDIDKELVI from the exons ATGAAGGCCTGGATCTTCTTTCTCGTTTGCCTGGCCGGAAGGGCCTTAGCAGCCCCT cagcagcaggaggccctgCCTGATGAGACGGAAGTGGTATCGGAAACCATGGTTGAGGTCGCCGAGGTGGCTGAG gTACCTGTGGGTGCCAACCCTGTACAGGTGGAAGTAGGCGAATTTGAAGAAGTCGAGGAAACCgaagaggaggtggtggtggaaa ACCCCTGCCAGAATCACCACTGCAAACATGGCAAGGTGTGCGAGCTGGACGAGAACAACACCCCCATGTGCGTGTGCCAGGACCCCACCAGCTGCCCTGCCCCCGTTGGCGATTTCGAGAAG GTTTGCAGCAACGACAATAAGACCTTCGACTCCTCCTGCCACTTCTTTGCCACTAAGTGCACCCTGGAGGGCACCAAGAAGGGCCACAAACTCCACCTGGACTACATTGGACCTTGCAAAT ACATCCCCCCATGCCTGGACTCTGAGCTGAGTGAATTCCCCCTGCGCATGCGTGACTGGCTCAAGAACGTCCTGGTCACCCTGTACGAGAGGGATGAGGGCAACAACCTCCTGACCGAGAAGCAGAAGCTGCGA GTGAAGAAGATCCATGAGAATGAGAAGCGCCTGGAGGCTGGAAACCACCCTGTGGAGCTGCTGGCCCGGGACTTTGAGAAGAACTACAACATGTACATCTTCCCTGTGCACTGGCAGTTCGGCCAGCTGGACCAGCACCCCATTGATGG GTACCTGTCCCACACTGAGCTGGCCCCACTGCGTGCGCCCCTCATCCCCATGGAGCACTGCACCACCCGCTTTTTCGAGACCTGTGACCTGGATAATGACAAGTACATCGCCCTGGAGGAGTGGGCCGGCTGCTTCGGCATCAAGGAGA AGGACATCGACAAGGAGCTGGTGATCTAG